Proteins encoded in a region of the Anopheles aquasalis chromosome 2, idAnoAquaMG_Q_19, whole genome shotgun sequence genome:
- the LOC126570992 gene encoding uncharacterized protein LOC126570992 isoform X1, with protein MNLFAVFFAFVLTVATVAAQRFGFPQTTQFGLASLTGDFGGPTAFGGQDLSGSLNAGIRDPRQNRGPVVFPPAPADAPVESSGVIVGASGYGFVPPNTPQNANALYRNLRYF; from the exons TTCGCGGTGTTCTTCGCCTTCGTCCTGACCGTAGCCACCGTCGCGGCACAGCGCTTCGGATTCCCACAGACGACCCAGTTCGGGCTGGCCTCGCTGACCGGTGACTTCGGTGGTCCGACGGCCTTCGGTGGACAGGATTTGTCAGGTAGTTTGAACGCTGGTATCAGAGATCCAAGACAGAACCGAG GACCAGTTGTGTTCCCGCCTGCCCCGGCCGATGCTCCGGTTGAGTCGAGCGGAGTGATCGTCGGTGCTTCCGGATACGGTTTCGTGCCCCCGAACACGCCCCAGA ATGCGAATGCGCTGTACAGAAACTTGCGATACTTCTAA
- the LOC126574747 gene encoding inverted formin-2-like yields the protein VTEFRKKVPPYRYTLAVPWKLASTTGGLSPSITGTSQRPKKPGIAGKLPQPIPVSVPAGGYRRPPTPPRWFRPHNGYTHNTPGVRKPPPLPPPGVPLPGGSYTASRLKVPGVGFATRH from the coding sequence GTTACAGAGTTCAGGAAAAAGGTGCCACCGTACCGCTACACACTGGCCGTGCCCTGGAAGCTGGCatcgaccaccggtggcctATCGCCGTCCATCACCGGAACATCGCAGCGCCCGAAGAAGCCAGGAATCGCCGGAAAGCTGCCGCAACCGATTCCGGTCTCGGTGCCCGCGGGAGGATACAGGaggccaccgacgccaccacgGTGGTTCCGGCCACACAACGGATACACGCATAACACACCGGGAGTTAggaaaccaccgccactgccgcctCCGGGTGTACCACTCCCCGGTGGCTCGTACACGGCCAGTCGGTTGAAGGTGCCAGGAGTTGGTTTTGCCACGAGACATTAA
- the LOC126570992 gene encoding uncharacterized protein LOC126570992 isoform X2, which translates to MNLFAVFFAFVLTVATVAAQRFGFPQTTQFGLASLTGDFGGPTAFGGQDLSGSLNAGIRDPRQNRGPVVFPPAPADAPVESSGVIVGASGYGFVPPNTPQNFY; encoded by the exons TTCGCGGTGTTCTTCGCCTTCGTCCTGACCGTAGCCACCGTCGCGGCACAGCGCTTCGGATTCCCACAGACGACCCAGTTCGGGCTGGCCTCGCTGACCGGTGACTTCGGTGGTCCGACGGCCTTCGGTGGACAGGATTTGTCAGGTAGTTTGAACGCTGGTATCAGAGATCCAAGACAGAACCGAG GACCAGTTGTGTTCCCGCCTGCCCCGGCCGATGCTCCGGTTGAGTCGAGCGGAGTGATCGTCGGTGCTTCCGGATACGGTTTCGTGCCCCCGAACACGCCCCAGA ATTTCTACTAA